Within the bacterium genome, the region AGTTCCTCTACACCCTCGCCGTCGGCGTGCTGGCGGTGGCGATCGGATCGGCAGCGAGCTATGCGCTCGATCTGCCGACCGGCGCCGCCATCGTCTGCACCTTCGGGCTGTTGCTGGGGGCGCAGGTGTTGATCGAACCGTATCTGAAAAAGTAAGATCAACATCTGGCGCCAAATATGGAGATTGCCGGCGACGCATGGCCGCCGGCTACAGACCGCCGGTTGCGCCGGCGGCGCCCGCCCCCGGGCTGCATCTTAGCTTCCTCTCCAGGACGTCGTCGGCCAGCCGGTTTCACCGCGGCAATTCCGCCGCAATCAGGGGGAGGAGAACCATGAAGAACCGAACACTAACGTTGAGCGCGCTGGTCATCCTGGGGATGGCGCTCGCGCCGGCAGTCGCGTCGGCCCAGACCGCCGATCTCGTCATGACCGATTTCACCGCGGAATGGGACGGCGAGACGCTGTCCCTCACGGCCGAGGTCGCCGTGTCCACCCACGGCTCCTTCGGCGTCATCGACACCGAGGTGGGCTTCTACCTGGACGACTACTTCCTCGGCGCGTTGCCGCTGCTGGCGGAGCAACAGGCCCTGGGCACCTGCCACGAGCAGATGCCGCCGAACTGCGACGGCTTTTGCGAGCCCATCTACATCGACGGCGTATGGCTCACCAACGGCGCGTGCCTGGCCATGAACTGGCCGTTGAGCGGCAACCTGTGCTGCTGCGCCTACGTGATGCCTCCCAAGCAGTACTTGACGCCCTATCACGGCGAGAGCATGGCCACCGCCACGGTGGACCCCATGGGCGTCTACGCCGAGGGCGACGAGACCAACAACAGCGTGTCCATCGCGCTGGGCCCGATCGCCGGCGACGCGCGGTCGTGGAGCCAGGTGAAGGCGCTGTACAGGTAGGGCTTCGGTTGTGCCTTCGCGATCGTTTTTTCCATCCGCGAATGGCGGGCCGAAGCCCCGGGTGAGCGCCCCCCGTCGCGGGGGGCGCTCACCGGTCACGTCCCGTGACCGGCTCGCTCGACTTGCGGGCCCCCTCCGCCCTCCTGGCTTCGGGGCCCTGCAGATGCCCCCGCAACAGGGGGCGCTCACCCGGGGCCTTGTCCATCAATGGGATGAGCGAACGCGATCACGAAGGCACAACCCGCAGCACCCGGTCGAAAGGGCGGGTGGCGGATCACGACTGACCGGCGACTCGGTTGTTTCCGCGCTGGCTTCATGCTACGCTCACATCGCCCTTCGCCCGGCCGCCATGATCGGAGGCCGACATGATATTGCTGTCGTTCTTGCTGCTGGTCGCGAAGCCGGCACTCGGTGATACCCCGACGCCGATACAGGAAGATGTCCTGGGCATCTGGTTCGATGAGGAGGCGACGGTCTACTGCCTCGACACGCAGGTTCCCGGGGAGGAATTCGATGCTTATGTGGCGGTGGCGCCGTTATCTCATTCGATTCAAGTGTATGAGTTTAGTATCACAGTTGAGAATAGCGAGGCCGTTGAGAATCTCCAGGCCGGTCAGTTAGGCGGACTCAATTATTATGACCACGGGCTGGATTTCATAGTCCTAACATGCCCCGCCCCACCGGGACCCGCCGATGTCGTTTTACTGGTTCATGTCAGTGGCTCGATCATCGATCCTGAAGAGCAGGTCCTGTTCTTCCTGGGACCGGTTCCCGACTCCCAAAGCGAATTCAGCCCCGGTTATTATCCTTGGGTTGACACGTGCTTTCCCTTCCACCCCTCCAGCGGCTCCTGGGATCTGCCCGTCGCGGCCATCAACGGCGGCGATCCGTGCGCGGTCATCCCGCGCGACGAGATGTCGTGGAGCGCGGTGAAGACGCTCTACAGGTAACGCGCCAGAACCTCCCCTCGCCGATTGCGTATTGCCCTTCGCGCGCAACTGCTGCATTCTCGAACGGCTCGCCAGATCCACGTCGCCCAAGGAGTCCGCGCCTGCATGTACAAGTTCTTCCGAGACGCCCACAAGTGGACCGGCATCGTCTTGGGCGTGGTCATCCTCAACATCGCCGCGACCGGTTTCCTGCTGCTGATCAAGAAGGACCACGCCTGGCTCCAGCCGCCCACGCAGACGGGCGCGGCCGGCGGCGTCGAGGCGTTCATTACCACCCAGGACCTCTTCGCCGCGGTCTTCGCGCAGGACCATCCCGGTTTTCGCACCCTGGACGACATCGACCGCGTGGACTTCCGGCCCGGCAAGCGCGTCTTCAAGGTCCGCTCCGGGCACGGCCACGGCGAGATCCAGGTCGACGCCGTCACGGGCGCCGTGCTGAGCGTCGCCACGCGGCGCAGCGATCTCATCGAGGACCTGCACGACGGGTCGTTCTACGGGGAGTGGGCCCACGGCTGGCTGATGCCGGCCGCGTCGGCCGCCCTGCTGCTGCTGCTGTGCAGCGGCCTCTACATCTGGTTGCAACCCAAGTCCAGACAGTCCCGCCGCCGGCGCCTCGCCGCGCAGGGCGACGGGCTCCGAACGAGGTGAACGCGATGAAACGCATCCTGGCCATGTTCCTGCTGCTGGTCCTGGGGGTCTCGACCGTCCCGGCGAAGGAGGAGAAGGAGGACGATCACGGCTTCAACTCCGGCGCCTTTTCCGCCCTGGAGTTCCGGCTGCTCGGCCCGTCCTTCATGTCGGGGCGCGTGGGCGACTTCGCCGTCAACCCCGACAACCCCGCCGAGTACTACGTGGCGGTCTGTTCGGGCGGCGTCTGGAAGACGGTCAACGCGGGCACCACCTACGAGCCGATCTTCGACGGCGAGGGGTCGTACTCGATCGGTTGCGTGACCCTCGACCCCGGCGATCCCAAGGTAGTGTGGGTGGGCGCCGGCGAGAACAACAGCCAGCGCAGCGTGTCCTACGGCGACGGCGTCTACAAGAGCGTCGATGGCGGCCAGTACTGGGAGAACATGGGCCTGAAGGAGTCCGAGCACATCGGCATGATCGTCGTCGACCCGCGCGACTCGGACGTGGTGTACGTGGCGGCACAGGGACCCCTGTGGCGGGCCGGCGGCGACCGCGGCCTCTACAGGACGACCGACGGCGGCGCCGCCTGGGTCAAGATCCTGGACATCGACGAGGACACCGGCGTCAGCGAGGTGCACCTCGACCCGCGCGATCCGGACACCCTCTACGCCGTGTCGTACCAGCGGCGGCGCCACGTCTGGACGCTCTTGAACGGCGGCCCCGGCTCGGGCGTGCACAAGAGCACCGACGGCGGCGCGACCTGGCGCAAGATCCAGCGCGGCCTGCCCGAAGTCGAACTGGGGCGCATCGGCCTGGACATCGCGCTCTCGCGGCCCGACGTGCTCTACGCCATCGTCGAGGCGGCCGAGGACGAGAGCGGCTTCTACCGCTCCGACGACGCGGGGGAGAACTGGCGCAAGATGAGCGACTACGTCTCCACCAGCCCCCAATACTACCAGGAAATCGCGGTAGATCCCCGGGATCCCGATCTGGTCTGGTCGCTGAACACGTGGCTCGCCCACACCGAGGACGGCGGCGCCACCTGGGAGCGCGCCTCGACCTCCGCGAAGCACGTGGACGATCACGCCATCTGGATCGATCCGGCCGATCCGCGCCACATCCTCGTGGGCTGCGACGGCGGAATTTACGAGAGTTGGGACCGCGGCGGGCTGTGGGACTTCGAGGCCAACCTGCCGGTCACCCAGTTCTACAAGGTGCACGTGGACTATGACGAGCCGTTCTACCGGGTCTACGGCGGCACCCAGGACAACAACAGCTTGGGCGCGCCGCACCGCACGATCAACGTGCACGGCGTGCGCAACTCCGACTGGACCATCACCCAGGGCGGCGACGGCTTCGAGACGCAGGTCGATCCCACCGACGCCAACATCGTCTACAGCCAGTACCAGTACGGCGGCCTAGCGCGCTACGACCGGCGCAACGGCGAGGGCGTTGACATCCAGCCCCAGCCCGCCTGGGGCGACCCCGCCTATCGCTTCAACTGGAACTCGCCGCTGCTGATCAGCCCCCACGATCACACGCGCCTCTATTACGGCTGCCAGAAGCTACTGCGCAGCGACGACAGGGGCTCCTCGTGGCGCGAGATCAGCGGCGACCTGTCCCGCCAGATCGACCGCAACACCCTCGAGATCATGGGCAAGATCTGGAGCGTGGACGCGGTCAGCAAGAATCGCTCGACGTCGTTCTACGGCAGTCTCGTCTCCCTGGACGAGTCGCCCCTGCGGGAAGGGCTGATCTACGTCGGCACCGACGACGGCCTGATCCAGGTGACCGAGGACGGCGGCGCCGCCTGGCGCAGGATCGACAAGTTCAAGGGCGTGCCCGACAGGTCGTACGTGGGCGACGTGAAGGCTTCACGGTTCGACGCGGGCACCGTCTTCGCCTGCTTCGACAACCACAAGCAGGGCGATTTCAAGCCCTACCTGCTGCGCAGCGACGACTACGGCGAGTCATGGAAGAGCATCGCCGGCGACCTGCCCGAGCGGGGCACCGTGCACGTCGTCCAGCAGGACCACGTGAACCAGGATCTCCTGTTCGCCGGCACGGAGTTCGGCGCGTTCTTCACCGTCGACGGCGGCGCGCACTGGCTGCAGCTGAAGGCCGGCCTGCCCGTGATCGCGGTGCGCGACCTGGACCTGCAGCGCCGCGAGAACGACGTGGCGCTGGCCACCTTCGGCCGCGGCATCTACATCCTCGACGACTACACGCCCCTGCGGCACGTGAGTCCCGAGCGCTTCGAGCGGGAGGCGGCCATCCTCTTCCCGGTCCGCGACGCCTGGCTCTACCACGAAGCCACGCCCATGGGCGGCGACGCCAAGGGCAGCCGGGGCGATTCGTACTGGCAGGCGGACAATCCCGCGTGCGGCGCGGTCTTCACCTACTGGCTGAAGGAGAAGACCAAGACCCTGCGCGAGGTCCGTCGCGAGCGGGAGAAGAAGGCCGACGAGGCGAAAGAGACCTACGGCTATCCGGGCTGGGATGCGCTGCGCGCCGAGGACCGCGAACTCGAGCCCAGGATCGTGTTCACCGTCGCCGACGCCGGCGGCCGAGTGGTGCGCCGGCTGGAGGCGAGCAACGCGTCCGGGATGCAGCGCGCCGT harbors:
- a CDS encoding glycosyl hydrolase translates to MKRILAMFLLLVLGVSTVPAKEEKEDDHGFNSGAFSALEFRLLGPSFMSGRVGDFAVNPDNPAEYYVAVCSGGVWKTVNAGTTYEPIFDGEGSYSIGCVTLDPGDPKVVWVGAGENNSQRSVSYGDGVYKSVDGGQYWENMGLKESEHIGMIVVDPRDSDVVYVAAQGPLWRAGGDRGLYRTTDGGAAWVKILDIDEDTGVSEVHLDPRDPDTLYAVSYQRRRHVWTLLNGGPGSGVHKSTDGGATWRKIQRGLPEVELGRIGLDIALSRPDVLYAIVEAAEDESGFYRSDDAGENWRKMSDYVSTSPQYYQEIAVDPRDPDLVWSLNTWLAHTEDGGATWERASTSAKHVDDHAIWIDPADPRHILVGCDGGIYESWDRGGLWDFEANLPVTQFYKVHVDYDEPFYRVYGGTQDNNSLGAPHRTINVHGVRNSDWTITQGGDGFETQVDPTDANIVYSQYQYGGLARYDRRNGEGVDIQPQPAWGDPAYRFNWNSPLLISPHDHTRLYYGCQKLLRSDDRGSSWREISGDLSRQIDRNTLEIMGKIWSVDAVSKNRSTSFYGSLVSLDESPLREGLIYVGTDDGLIQVTEDGGAAWRRIDKFKGVPDRSYVGDVKASRFDAGTVFACFDNHKQGDFKPYLLRSDDYGESWKSIAGDLPERGTVHVVQQDHVNQDLLFAGTEFGAFFTVDGGAHWLQLKAGLPVIAVRDLDLQRRENDVALATFGRGIYILDDYTPLRHVSPERFEREAAILFPVRDAWLYHEATPMGGDAKGSRGDSYWQADNPACGAVFTYWLKEKTKTLREVRREREKKADEAKETYGYPGWDALRAEDRELEPRIVFTVADAGGRVVRRLEASNASGMQRAVWDLRDPSLGPAGTSLGDESGPLVPPGTYTVCMALVTGDRAQPLGEPRIFACKPLGEASVPAASREEVADFHRRCAELQRAVIGASRAADEIQDRIDHLRVAVFNTTSAEADVDAALRGLELRLLDLLIELEGDDTVADRSEPTPPSLSQRIDRIVWGSWESTAAPTGTHRESYDVVARRFPRVQAGLQGIDAELEEIESLLEAMGAPWTPGRTPVWRADK
- a CDS encoding PepSY domain-containing protein: MYKFFRDAHKWTGIVLGVVILNIAATGFLLLIKKDHAWLQPPTQTGAAGGVEAFITTQDLFAAVFAQDHPGFRTLDDIDRVDFRPGKRVFKVRSGHGHGEIQVDAVTGAVLSVATRRSDLIEDLHDGSFYGEWAHGWLMPAASAALLLLLCSGLYIWLQPKSRQSRRRRLAAQGDGLRTR